In Deltaproteobacteria bacterium, one genomic interval encodes:
- a CDS encoding 4Fe-4S binding protein produces MNEADYKELKKGGMMRQAEAGLFSVRLHVVGGRLDTTQLRAIHDAADRFGRGEVHLTSRQGVEIPNVRQDSLSALKEFLSPSGVGVGVCGPTVRTVTACQGCRVCPSGVIDSPELADAADRAFYGKPVPHKFKIGVSGCVNNCMKAEENDAGIKGWIEPRWERGPCTLCGVCAAVCPTKAIATAEDGSLTVDLDLCIGCGDCIVSCPSGGMREARRGYRLFAGGKFGRKPFLGKRILGVLTTKEEAMAAITAVLEFFRAHGKPRERFGDTLERTGFDALERRVKEVTGL; encoded by the coding sequence GTGAACGAAGCCGACTACAAGGAGCTGAAGAAAGGCGGCATGATGCGCCAGGCGGAGGCGGGGCTCTTCTCCGTCCGCCTCCACGTGGTCGGGGGACGCCTCGACACGACGCAGCTCCGGGCGATCCACGATGCCGCGGACCGCTTCGGGCGCGGCGAGGTGCACCTCACCAGCCGCCAGGGCGTGGAGATTCCGAACGTGCGCCAGGATTCGCTTTCCGCCCTGAAGGAGTTCCTCTCCCCATCGGGCGTCGGCGTAGGGGTCTGCGGTCCCACGGTGCGCACCGTCACGGCGTGCCAGGGGTGCAGGGTGTGCCCGAGCGGCGTCATCGACTCGCCGGAGCTCGCCGACGCGGCGGACCGGGCGTTCTACGGGAAACCGGTCCCGCACAAGTTCAAGATCGGCGTCTCCGGGTGCGTCAACAACTGCATGAAGGCCGAGGAGAACGACGCGGGGATCAAGGGGTGGATCGAGCCGCGCTGGGAACGGGGCCCGTGCACCCTCTGCGGGGTGTGCGCGGCGGTGTGCCCGACGAAGGCGATCGCGACGGCGGAGGACGGCTCGCTGACCGTCGACCTCGACCTCTGCATCGGCTGCGGGGACTGCATCGTCTCGTGCCCGAGCGGCGGCATGCGGGAGGCCCGCCGCGGGTACCGCCTCTTCGCCGGCGGGAAGTTCGGCCGGAAGCCGTTCCTCGGGAAGAGGATCCTCGGAGTCCTCACGACGAAGGAGGAGGCGATGGCGGCGATCACCGCCGTCCTCGAATTCTTCCGGGCGCACGGGAAACCGCGGGAACGGTTCGGCGACACGCTGGAGCGGACGGGGTTCGACGCGCTGGAGCGCCGCGTGAAGGAGGTGACGGGGCTGTGA
- a CDS encoding sulfurtransferase TusA family protein, which yields MTFVKVKMALQKIAPAGKLGVRLKEDALKNVISSLKTEGHAVTSVSREDGIFLLEVTKGGG from the coding sequence ATGACGTTCGTGAAGGTGAAGATGGCCCTTCAGAAGATCGCCCCCGCGGGGAAGCTGGGCGTGCGCCTGAAAGAGGACGCGCTGAAGAACGTGATCTCCTCCCTGAAGACGGAGGGTCACGCGGTCACGAGCGTCTCGCGCGAGGACGGGATCTTCCTGCTGGAGGTCACCAAGGGGGGCGGTTGA
- a CDS encoding YezD family protein: protein MAAPAPAAARGQALRAENERKAIALVLEAIRQVRYGVVTVVLQDGLVVQVERAEKTRILTRREVEMAGEGEGI, encoded by the coding sequence ATGGCCGCACCCGCACCCGCAGCCGCCAGGGGACAGGCCCTCCGGGCGGAGAACGAACGGAAGGCGATCGCGCTGGTGTTGGAAGCGATCCGGCAGGTCCGCTACGGCGTGGTCACCGTCGTCCTCCAGGACGGGCTGGTGGTCCAGGTGGAGCGCGCGGAGAAGACGAGGATCCTCACCCGCCGGGAGGTGGAGATGGCCGGGGAAGGAGAGGGGATCTGA